A stretch of Carnobacteriaceae bacterium zg-C25 DNA encodes these proteins:
- a CDS encoding CopY/TcrY family copper transport repressor, whose protein sequence is MISTAEWQVMRTVWTNKTVTATQVHTLLSKEFEWSMSTIKTLLSRLVKKGYLTHEKQQREFVYRACIDEMDVILQKQQELLALVCTTKHGELFERLLSDAVLSKSDAQHMIALLTKRLDTLDETVTCCCAKGQCTCHV, encoded by the coding sequence ATGATTTCAACAGCAGAATGGCAAGTGATGCGCACCGTATGGACAAATAAGACCGTCACCGCCACACAAGTACATACCCTACTGTCAAAAGAGTTTGAGTGGTCCATGTCTACCATAAAAACCTTACTCTCACGCCTCGTCAAAAAAGGGTATTTAACGCACGAAAAACAGCAACGTGAGTTTGTGTATCGTGCTTGTATTGATGAGATGGATGTGATTTTACAAAAGCAACAAGAATTATTGGCGCTAGTTTGTACCACAAAACACGGCGAACTATTTGAACGCCTATTATCTGATGCCGTACTTTCCAAATCAGACGCTCAACACATGATTGCATTATTGACCAAACGATTGGATACGCTTGATGAAACCGTAACGTGCTGTTGTGCAAAAGGTCAATGTACGTGTCACGTTTAA
- a CDS encoding LCP family protein, with protein sequence MESRKQRSRMKRQKFTVERRKYSRLSRLNWFLWVLLLLCVATTCFFVAYFQALQFAWLNYIIYTVSALLGVIILVLMITKRFKWGAFILNITGLLIFGVLLYRGYHVVTVYDKMQHNQTPLVTTMSVLVPKNSSIVTIQQVGNENIAAPTQQDNEKVKTLADDIQTNMHLKVGLFQTDSYLSAYKMLESESIRSIAMNSAYASVLEKVVPTYSATVKSVYDLNVPSPTQVKPNHEAPSFNVLVSAVDSYLPITSLGRSDVSLVVSANTQKNRALVTQTPSSAFVQIYGTPNLNMDKIANDFIFGVDNALKTSEMLYDTSIQYYVRIHLEKLAQIIERLGAISVHNDTEFSTSYGGYTFQVGQLTLNAKQALGYMREEVVVDGTSKREQHQLAILSEVLKRLASFDVLMHADSYIEQLQSAVQTNLPFKRLMALMNVLFDQQVNVQTLQVKMHPDVQSAVLPGVSLPMGEVDQNSLNTLRENIKNVLQP encoded by the coding sequence ATGGAATCAAGAAAACAACGTAGTCGTATGAAAAGACAAAAATTTACAGTGGAAAGACGCAAATATTCACGATTATCTCGTTTGAATTGGTTTTTATGGGTGTTGTTACTGTTATGCGTTGCAACAACCTGTTTTTTTGTCGCCTATTTTCAAGCGTTGCAATTTGCGTGGCTAAATTACATCATTTACACCGTTTCTGCACTGTTAGGTGTCATCATTTTAGTTTTAATGATCACCAAGCGTTTCAAATGGGGTGCATTTATTTTAAATATCACTGGATTATTGATTTTTGGGGTGTTGTTATACCGCGGGTATCATGTTGTGACAGTCTATGATAAAATGCAGCACAATCAAACGCCGTTAGTGACAACAATGAGTGTTTTAGTGCCTAAAAATAGTTCTATCGTTACCATTCAACAAGTCGGTAATGAAAATATCGCCGCACCAACACAACAGGATAACGAAAAAGTAAAAACATTGGCGGATGATATTCAAACCAATATGCATTTAAAAGTCGGGTTGTTTCAAACGGATTCGTATTTATCGGCTTATAAAATGCTAGAAAGCGAGAGCATTCGTAGTATCGCCATGAATAGTGCGTACGCAAGTGTGTTAGAAAAGGTGGTGCCAACGTATAGCGCTACGGTAAAGAGTGTGTACGATTTAAATGTTCCGTCACCAACGCAAGTTAAACCGAATCATGAAGCACCATCATTTAATGTGTTGGTGAGTGCTGTCGATTCGTATTTGCCGATTACGAGCTTAGGGCGTAGTGACGTGTCTTTAGTGGTGAGTGCCAATACGCAAAAGAATAGAGCGTTAGTGACACAAACGCCGTCAAGTGCATTTGTTCAAATCTATGGCACACCAAATTTAAATATGGATAAAATAGCCAATGATTTTATATTTGGTGTAGATAACGCATTAAAAACGAGCGAAATGTTATACGATACATCTATTCAATACTATGTGCGAATCCATTTAGAAAAATTAGCCCAAATTATTGAACGTCTTGGTGCAATTAGTGTGCATAACGATACAGAATTTTCAACGTCATATGGCGGGTATACGTTCCAAGTCGGTCAATTAACGTTAAACGCTAAACAAGCGTTGGGATACATGCGCGAGGAAGTCGTTGTAGATGGGACATCAAAAAGAGAACAACATCAGTTAGCAATTTTAAGTGAAGTATTGAAAAGATTGGCATCATTCGATGTATTGATGCATGCGGACAGTTATATCGAACAACTTCAAAGTGCTGTTCAAACCAATTTGCCGTTTAAACGATTGATGGCATTAATGAATGTGTTGTTTGATCAACAAGTAAACGTTCAAACGTTACAAGTAAAAATGCATCCAGATGTGCAAAGTGCGGTTTTACCGGGTGTCTCATTGCCAATGGGTGAAGTCGATCAAAATAGTTTGAACACATTAAGAGAAAATATTAAAAACGTGTTGCAACCATAA
- a CDS encoding tautomerase family protein, whose product MPFVHLEMLEGRTFEQKKALVEELTAVISKHTGAPTEAIHIILRDIPRGDGLAQGGKFRD is encoded by the coding sequence ATGCCATTTGTCCATTTAGAAATGTTAGAAGGTCGTACATTCGAGCAAAAAAAAGCACTTGTTGAAGAATTGACCGCTGTCATTTCAAAACATACTGGTGCTCCAACTGAAGCCATTCATATTATTTTACGTGACATTCCACGTGGTGATGGTTTAGCACAAGGTGGAAAATTTAGAGACTAA
- a CDS encoding folate family ECF transporter S component, giving the protein MKKFNTKQLVFAALLVTLNVILQGPLFKFDFGGIVQVGWSFIPSALIGVVFGPVFGFIAGALADVISFFLFPSGYPFFIGYTLSSALGPMLYGLFLYRKKITIPRIFLSVLFITIFVNLGLGTLWVSVMRGKSFIALLPVRLYKNALSLFLNTAILASILSTPLITSMIKKYQVHKGE; this is encoded by the coding sequence ATGAAAAAATTTAATACAAAGCAGTTAGTTTTTGCTGCATTATTAGTAACATTAAATGTTATTTTACAAGGACCGTTATTTAAATTTGATTTTGGTGGTATTGTTCAAGTCGGTTGGTCATTTATCCCAAGCGCATTGATCGGGGTTGTTTTTGGTCCGGTGTTCGGTTTTATTGCCGGAGCGCTTGCTGATGTCATTTCGTTTTTCTTATTCCCAAGTGGATATCCATTCTTTATTGGTTATACACTAAGTTCTGCTTTAGGACCTATGCTTTACGGTTTATTTTTGTACCGCAAAAAAATTACGATTCCTCGTATTTTCTTAAGCGTTCTATTCATTACAATCTTTGTCAACTTAGGGTTGGGTACATTATGGGTTTCTGTAATGCGCGGTAAAAGCTTTATCGCTTTATTACCTGTGCGCTTATACAAAAACGCACTTAGCCTATTTTTAAATACAGCTATTTTGGCATCAATCTTATCAACACCACTCATTACATCAATGATTAAAAAATATCAGGTACATAAAGGGGAATAA
- the fni gene encoding type 2 isopentenyl-diphosphate Delta-isomerase, giving the protein MTNVLHSTRKDDHVTHALSQYNTHSTSDLEQTRFVHHALSDISVDDISLSTELDTLQLSLPFFINAMTGGSEQTHHINEQLAIVANETGMAMATGSISVALNHPETAQSFKVVRQHNPNGIIFANLGAHHNLENAKRAVDLLQADALQLHLNTPQEIVMPEGDRTFSGWLQNIENITSHLNVPVIVKEVGFGMSQQTVQQLENVGVRIIDVAGRGGTNFVSIEDARRQDYSLSMLTNWGQTTLESLLEATNVRQNAHLIASGGIKNVMDIAKCLSLGANAVGLSGHFLHMVTHYGVDETIKHVHDMQEQLKAVMTILGRSNIAALQHHPIVLASSAKEWCQARGIDYLQFSRR; this is encoded by the coding sequence ATGACGAATGTATTACATTCAACACGTAAAGACGATCACGTCACACACGCGTTATCTCAATACAACACTCATTCAACGTCTGATTTAGAACAGACACGTTTTGTCCACCATGCATTAAGCGACATTTCGGTTGACGATATTTCTTTAAGTACCGAATTGGATACATTACAGTTATCACTACCGTTTTTTATTAATGCGATGACAGGTGGTAGCGAGCAAACGCATCACATCAACGAACAACTCGCCATTGTTGCTAACGAAACGGGGATGGCAATGGCAACGGGTTCAATTAGCGTGGCATTGAATCATCCAGAAACGGCACAGTCGTTTAAGGTGGTTCGCCAACACAATCCAAACGGTATTATTTTTGCCAACTTGGGCGCGCATCACAATTTGGAAAACGCTAAACGGGCGGTAGATTTACTACAAGCCGATGCACTTCAATTACATTTAAATACGCCACAGGAAATCGTCATGCCCGAAGGTGATCGCACCTTTTCAGGCTGGTTACAAAATATTGAAAATATCACTAGCCATTTAAACGTTCCTGTTATCGTCAAAGAAGTGGGTTTTGGCATGAGTCAACAAACTGTTCAGCAACTTGAAAATGTGGGCGTTCGTATTATTGACGTTGCCGGTCGTGGTGGTACAAACTTTGTGTCAATTGAAGACGCTCGTCGTCAAGATTACTCACTTTCAATGTTAACCAACTGGGGACAAACAACATTAGAAAGTCTTTTGGAAGCAACAAACGTTCGACAAAACGCGCATCTTATTGCTTCAGGTGGCATTAAAAATGTTATGGACATTGCTAAATGTCTATCACTTGGTGCAAATGCAGTCGGTTTATCTGGACATTTTTTACATATGGTGACGCACTACGGTGTAGATGAAACCATTAAACATGTACATGACATGCAAGAACAATTGAAAGCAGTCATGACAATTTTAGGACGATCGAATATCGCCGCTTTACAACACCACCCTATCGTTTTAGCAAGTAGTGCTAAAGAGTGGTGCCAAGCGCGTGGCATTGATTATTTACAATTTTCAAGACGCTAA
- a CDS encoding phosphomevalonate kinase: MKIGTSFHAKAPGKLFIAGEYAVTQPGHLAVISSVSRYLNVELIVSDFNEIYSDQLKDGCLEWARECGALVPLGQNPFPIITKTIETVEWYMSELNRTPINFELHVTSQLDAENGTKYGLGSSGAVSVATIKVMLDAYAIAYTPLLVYQLAVITQLRLNSNGSFGDIAASSFDTLIAYSSVDKLWLRQTLENQSLIDVLNQEWKDLIIEPLVLPNDTAFLVGWTGKSASTQQLVDDIKKAHLNQASWQTFLAQSNVCVNQFIEALKASDILGIKNALNINRQLLQSLSQHIETPQLQRLITVANAHGFIAKASGAGGGDCGIAFIQKGDNISALLKDWKLNDITPLLVIGGQLHDECITFNT; encoded by the coding sequence ATGAAAATCGGAACGTCGTTTCATGCGAAAGCTCCCGGAAAATTATTTATCGCTGGTGAATATGCCGTCACACAACCCGGACACCTAGCCGTTATTTCTAGTGTGTCGCGCTATTTGAATGTTGAATTAATCGTGAGTGATTTCAACGAAATTTACTCCGATCAACTTAAAGATGGCTGCTTGGAATGGGCACGTGAATGTGGGGCACTCGTTCCACTAGGTCAAAATCCGTTTCCCATCATTACAAAAACGATTGAAACGGTCGAATGGTACATGAGTGAATTAAATCGAACACCAATTAATTTTGAATTACATGTTACATCGCAACTAGATGCAGAAAACGGCACGAAATATGGCTTAGGCTCAAGCGGGGCTGTGAGTGTAGCGACGATAAAAGTCATGTTAGACGCATACGCGATTGCCTATACACCGCTATTGGTCTATCAGCTAGCTGTTATTACACAACTTCGTTTAAATAGTAATGGCTCATTTGGCGATATTGCCGCAAGTAGTTTTGACACTTTAATCGCCTATAGTAGCGTTGATAAATTATGGTTACGTCAAACATTAGAAAATCAGTCTTTAATTGACGTCTTAAATCAAGAATGGAAAGATTTAATCATTGAACCACTAGTGTTACCAAATGATACCGCCTTTTTAGTCGGTTGGACGGGAAAAAGTGCCAGTACACAACAACTCGTTGATGACATCAAAAAAGCACATCTCAACCAAGCGTCTTGGCAGACGTTTTTAGCGCAATCTAACGTGTGTGTCAATCAATTCATTGAAGCGTTAAAAGCTAGTGATATTTTGGGTATAAAAAATGCCCTAAACATCAATCGTCAATTGCTTCAATCTTTGTCACAACACATTGAAACACCACAATTACAACGTTTAATTACCGTTGCAAATGCTCATGGGTTTATCGCAAAAGCATCAGGCGCTGGTGGCGGAGATTGTGGCATTGCGTTCATTCAAAAAGGCGATAATATTTCTGCTTTATTAAAGGATTGGAAATTAAACGATATTACACCACTACTTGTTATAGGAGGACAATTACATGACGAATGTATTACATTCAACACGTAA
- the mvaD gene encoding diphosphomevalonate decarboxylase: MKGIARAHTNIALIKYWGKADEALFLPMNSSLSLTLDAFYTDTKVVFDPTLTADSFYLNGIKEDASDITRFLNLFRETMNEPLFARVDSYNFVPTAAGLASSASAYAALAHAVNVALDLNLDMQTLSTYARRGSGSATRSIFGGFTQWEKGVDNNTSKAIFIDDASWDIGMVIIVVNSAKKAISSREGMKKTVNTSPFYPAWQSSAAVDLENMKTAIQTRNFQTLGEITEFNGMKMHATMLGTNPPICYFEPNSILAQQHVRLLREKGIPAYFTMDAGPNVKVLCRASDMDKIMSHLSNVFPKEQLIASLPGKGVQTLSQSEFDESVAKFSAQTRKETV, from the coding sequence ATGAAAGGTATTGCACGAGCGCATACAAATATTGCGTTAATTAAATATTGGGGGAAAGCAGACGAAGCACTATTTTTACCGATGAATAGTAGCCTATCTCTTACTTTAGATGCATTTTATACAGATACCAAAGTCGTATTTGATCCTACACTAACAGCCGATAGTTTTTATTTAAACGGTATCAAGGAAGACGCAAGCGATATTACACGCTTTTTAAACTTATTCCGCGAAACGATGAATGAACCATTATTTGCACGTGTAGACAGTTACAACTTTGTTCCAACCGCTGCAGGTTTAGCATCTAGTGCATCAGCCTACGCAGCTTTAGCGCATGCAGTCAATGTTGCATTAGACTTAAACTTGGATATGCAGACCCTTTCCACATACGCTAGACGTGGTAGTGGATCGGCAACACGCAGTATTTTTGGCGGTTTCACACAATGGGAAAAAGGTGTTGATAACAACACTTCAAAAGCGATTTTTATCGATGATGCATCTTGGGATATTGGTATGGTGATTATTGTCGTTAATAGTGCCAAAAAAGCCATCTCATCACGTGAAGGCATGAAAAAAACCGTTAATACATCGCCGTTTTACCCAGCGTGGCAATCGAGTGCTGCTGTTGACTTAGAAAATATGAAAACAGCGATTCAAACACGCAATTTCCAAACGCTAGGTGAAATTACCGAATTTAACGGCATGAAAATGCACGCAACGATGTTAGGTACAAATCCACCGATTTGCTATTTTGAGCCCAATAGTATACTCGCCCAACAACACGTGCGTTTACTGCGTGAAAAAGGCATTCCCGCTTATTTCACAATGGACGCTGGGCCAAACGTAAAAGTATTATGTCGTGCAAGTGATATGGATAAAATTATGTCGCACTTATCCAACGTGTTTCCAAAAGAACAGCTAATTGCTTCACTACCCGGTAAAGGGGTACAAACTTTATCACAAAGTGAGTTCGACGAAAGTGTCGCTAAATTTTCAGCGCAAACAAGAAAGGAGACCGTATGA
- a CDS encoding type I pantothenate kinase: MENSMNTYDKIDRKKWSELIGEYDLQLTVADLKKLTSLNDRIDLDDVVDIYVPLLNFIQLYWRLHDMKHATHMEFSEQYTEKRPFIIGISGSVAVGKSTTARLIQTMLQQRYPEKTIDLMTTDGFLYPNHILESKGLLDRKGFPESYDMIALKTFLQDVKSGVEKVKAPVYSHDIYDVVANEYQVIDRPDVLIIEGINVLQLKDSKDVYMTNIYDFSIYVDADPENIQRWFLERFELLMELAKDDPTNFYYDYAIGDKEEAMAMARDVWETINYRNLMEYILPTRHQADIILYKGDRHLMEYVMLKKV, from the coding sequence TTGGAGAATAGCATGAATACTTACGATAAAATTGACCGAAAAAAATGGAGTGAGCTCATTGGTGAATATGACTTACAATTAACCGTAGCCGATTTGAAAAAATTGACGTCACTCAATGACCGCATCGATTTAGACGATGTTGTAGACATTTATGTACCATTATTAAATTTTATACAGTTATATTGGCGGTTGCATGACATGAAGCATGCAACACATATGGAATTTTCTGAGCAATACACTGAAAAGCGGCCATTTATTATCGGTATTTCAGGAAGTGTTGCGGTTGGTAAATCAACAACAGCCCGCTTAATTCAAACAATGTTACAACAACGCTACCCGGAAAAAACGATTGATTTAATGACAACGGACGGGTTTTTATATCCGAATCACATATTAGAAAGTAAAGGCTTGTTGGATCGTAAAGGGTTCCCGGAAAGTTACGACATGATTGCGCTAAAGACGTTTTTACAAGATGTCAAAAGTGGTGTTGAAAAAGTGAAAGCGCCGGTATATTCACACGATATTTATGACGTGGTGGCAAACGAATACCAAGTCATTGATCGACCAGACGTGTTAATCATTGAAGGCATTAACGTGTTGCAACTGAAAGATAGTAAAGATGTGTACATGACAAATATTTACGATTTTTCAATTTACGTTGATGCCGATCCCGAAAATATTCAACGCTGGTTTTTAGAGCGATTTGAACTGTTAATGGAATTGGCCAAAGACGACCCAACTAATTTTTATTACGACTATGCGATTGGGGATAAAGAGGAAGCCATGGCAATGGCAAGAGATGTGTGGGAGACGATAAATTATCGTAACTTAATGGAGTATATTCTACCGACGCGTCATCAAGCCGATATTATTTTATACAAAGGGGACCGTCACTTGATGGAGTATGTGATGCTCAAAAAAGTGTAA
- the guaA gene encoding glutamine-hydrolyzing GMP synthase, which translates to MEKIVVLDYGSQYNQLITRRIREFGVYSELLSNETTARDIQEMGNVVGIIFSGGPHSVYAEGSFSVDPEIFDLGLPILGICYGMQLTTHLLGGVVEPATTHREYGVAGIRIHNVGDGLFEGLSESEDVLMSHGDRITSIPEGFVVTAENPNCPFAAFENKERQIYGVQFHPEVRHSVHGNEMLKNFVFNICKASANWSMQNFIDMEIAKIRERVGNRKVLLGLSGGVDSSVVGVLLQKAIGDQLTCIFVDHGLLRKNEGNQVMEMLGGKFGLNIIRVDAKDRFLDKLKGVSDPEEKRKIIGNEFVYVFDDEAAKLKGVDFLAQGTLYTDIIESGTKTAQTIKSHHNVGGLPEDMQFELIEPLNTLFKDEVRALGTALGMPDSIVWRQPFPGPGLGIRVLGEITEEKLEIVRESDAILREEIANNGLERDVWQYFTVLPGIRSVGVMGDGRTYDYTIGIRAVTSIDGMTSEFAKLPWEVLQKISTRIVNEVAHVNRVVYDITSKPPATIEWE; encoded by the coding sequence ATGGAAAAAATTGTAGTTTTAGATTACGGTTCGCAATATAATCAGCTCATCACACGCCGCATTCGTGAGTTCGGTGTCTATAGTGAGCTGCTTTCCAATGAGACAACTGCACGTGACATTCAAGAAATGGGTAATGTTGTCGGCATTATTTTTTCAGGTGGGCCACATAGTGTCTATGCAGAAGGCTCATTTAGCGTCGATCCCGAAATTTTCGATTTGGGTTTACCGATTTTAGGCATTTGCTACGGCATGCAGTTAACAACACATCTACTCGGTGGGGTGGTGGAACCTGCAACGACACATCGAGAGTACGGTGTAGCGGGTATTCGTATCCACAATGTCGGCGACGGCTTGTTTGAAGGACTAAGCGAAAGTGAAGACGTATTAATGAGTCATGGGGACCGTATTACGTCCATTCCAGAAGGGTTTGTCGTTACTGCCGAAAATCCAAATTGCCCTTTTGCCGCGTTTGAAAATAAAGAACGCCAAATTTACGGTGTTCAATTTCATCCAGAAGTGAGACATTCTGTACATGGCAATGAAATGTTAAAAAACTTTGTGTTCAATATTTGTAAAGCAAGCGCAAACTGGTCAATGCAAAACTTCATTGATATGGAAATCGCAAAAATTCGTGAACGTGTTGGCAATCGCAAAGTGTTGCTCGGCTTATCGGGTGGAGTGGATTCGTCCGTCGTGGGTGTCTTGCTTCAAAAAGCCATCGGAGACCAATTGACGTGTATTTTTGTCGATCACGGTTTATTGCGTAAAAACGAAGGCAATCAAGTCATGGAAATGCTAGGCGGAAAATTTGGGTTGAATATTATTCGTGTTGATGCCAAAGACCGCTTTTTAGACAAGTTAAAAGGGGTAAGCGACCCCGAAGAAAAACGTAAAATTATTGGAAACGAGTTTGTATACGTTTTTGATGATGAAGCGGCAAAATTAAAAGGTGTTGATTTCTTGGCGCAAGGCACATTATATACGGATATTATCGAAAGTGGCACGAAAACAGCACAGACCATCAAATCGCATCACAATGTCGGCGGTTTACCCGAAGACATGCAATTTGAATTAATTGAGCCGTTAAACACACTCTTCAAAGATGAAGTACGTGCGCTAGGAACGGCACTTGGTATGCCGGACAGCATTGTGTGGCGCCAACCATTCCCAGGACCTGGATTGGGCATTCGCGTGCTGGGTGAAATTACCGAAGAAAAATTAGAAATTGTACGTGAAAGTGACGCCATCTTACGTGAAGAAATTGCAAACAACGGATTGGAACGAGATGTGTGGCAATATTTCACCGTACTACCCGGCATCCGTAGCGTCGGCGTCATGGGAGATGGCAGAACGTATGACTATACCATCGGTATACGTGCGGTCACAAGTATTGACGGCATGACTAGCGAATTTGCCAAACTACCGTGGGAAGTGTTGCAAAAAATCAGTACGCGCATCGTCAACGAAGTCGCCCACGTCAACCGCGTCGTCTACGACATCACGAGCAAACCCCCAGCAACGATAGAGTGGGAATGA
- a CDS encoding DUF4868 domain-containing protein → MDNIFTLDSDKTSVKVIETTTDTLVGVEELLNIDTERYKSNSIIFDGSYKPDEDEILKIENFDLSDEIQEAINNPLGVDKLVANDGDELNIRAVFLTLSDDGENEKIVFQRTQKRQLLLGGRITLFWSNDTFISTQKPGVVITDSIDAYYENGTLYFKSYYWANQIFNLNKYYRQATDDDIRDFCQNNCFYVDDLDSLVNASNNWTRKKIAYILDTGVLEKNTTDYILQEANNLGLQFETNEENKIVFPADLKAQKELLSYLADEIYKGRLSDDVYLTNSKRSLR, encoded by the coding sequence GTGGATAATATATTTACATTGGATAGTGATAAAACATCTGTTAAAGTAATAGAAACAACAACTGATACTCTAGTTGGCGTTGAAGAACTTCTAAATATAGATACAGAAAGATATAAATCAAATTCGATTATATTTGATGGCTCGTATAAGCCTGATGAAGATGAAATTTTAAAAATTGAAAACTTTGATTTATCTGATGAAATACAAGAAGCGATAAATAATCCATTGGGAGTAGATAAATTAGTTGCAAATGATGGAGATGAACTAAATATTCGAGCTGTTTTTTTAACGCTAAGTGATGATGGTGAAAATGAGAAAATTGTTTTTCAAAGGACACAGAAAAGACAATTATTGTTGGGTGGAAGAATTACTTTATTTTGGAGCAATGACACATTTATTTCTACTCAAAAACCAGGAGTGGTTATTACTGATAGTATTGATGCATATTATGAGAATGGAACTTTATATTTCAAGTCATATTACTGGGCAAATCAAATATTTAATTTAAATAAATATTATAGGCAAGCTACGGATGATGATATTAGGGATTTTTGCCAAAATAATTGTTTTTATGTTGACGATTTAGATTCGTTAGTGAATGCTAGTAACAATTGGACGAGGAAAAAAATTGCTTATATACTAGATACAGGGGTTTTAGAAAAAAATACGACAGATTATATACTTCAGGAGGCTAATAATTTAGGATTGCAATTTGAAACAAATGAAGAAAATAAAATCGTATTTCCAGCTGATTTAAAAGCTCAAAAAGAGTTGCTGTCATATTTAGCAGATGAAATATATAAGGGAAGGCTATCTGATGATGTGTATTTGACTAATTCAAAAAGATCGTTGAGATAG
- a CDS encoding helix-turn-helix transcriptional regulator, whose product MKASYNGLWKILIDKGMNKKELKETVGIAPATVAKMGRGELVSMEILYKIGKALDVDFGDMINIVK is encoded by the coding sequence ATGAAAGCAAGCTACAATGGATTATGGAAGATTCTTATAGATAAAGGAATGAATAAAAAAGAATTGAAAGAAACAGTCGGAATTGCTCCGGCTACCGTTGCAAAAATGGGACGTGGAGAACTTGTAAGTATGGAAATACTTTATAAAATTGGTAAGGCGTTAGATGTAGATTTTGGAGATATGATAAATATAGTGAAATAG
- a CDS encoding ORF6N domain-containing protein — MEDKSNIIISDVVDIRNMIYTFRGKQVMVDSDLAALYHVTTGNLNKAMKRNATRFPDNFCFQLTEDEYKNLRFQNGTSNLSNYGGRRYMPYVFTEQGIAMLSAVLKSDIAVDVSIKIMNSFVEMRKFLLSNQEMFARLDRVEIKQLETDKKLEEVFHYIATNTEVKQKIFFDGQIYDAFSFLVEIIQKADKKIILIDNYVDINTLNILCKKNSGVEIEIYTSGKGNLTTKDINKFNAQYPMLTVKTTTHFHDRFLILDDTKVYHIGASIKDAGKKSFGITKIEDTDLIQSLVNRVR, encoded by the coding sequence ATGGAAGATAAATCAAATATAATCATTTCTGATGTTGTTGATATTAGAAATATGATTTATACATTTAGAGGAAAACAAGTGATGGTGGATAGTGATTTAGCTGCTTTATACCACGTTACAACTGGTAATTTAAATAAAGCTATGAAAAGAAATGCTACTAGGTTTCCTGATAATTTTTGTTTTCAATTAACCGAAGATGAATATAAAAACTTGAGATTCCAAAATGGAACCTCAAATTTGAGTAACTATGGCGGAAGAAGATATATGCCATATGTATTCACAGAACAAGGCATTGCAATGCTTTCGGCTGTGTTGAAAAGTGATATTGCTGTTGATGTGAGTATCAAAATTATGAATAGCTTTGTTGAAATGAGAAAGTTTTTGTTGTCCAATCAAGAAATGTTTGCAAGATTGGATCGAGTAGAAATAAAGCAACTTGAAACAGATAAAAAATTAGAAGAAGTATTTCATTACATTGCAACAAATACAGAAGTAAAACAGAAAATATTTTTTGACGGTCAAATATACGACGCGTTTAGTTTTCTTGTGGAAATTATTCAAAAAGCCGATAAGAAAATTATATTAATTGATAACTATGTAGATATCAACACTTTGAATATTCTATGTAAGAAAAATAGCGGAGTAGAAATTGAAATTTATACTTCAGGAAAAGGCAATCTAACAACAAAGGATATTAATAAATTTAATGCACAATATCCAATGCTAACCGTAAAAACAACTACACATTTCCACGATAGATTTTTAATTTTAGATGATACTAAAGTGTATCACATAGGCGCATCGATTAAAGATGCAGGGAAGAAAAGTTTTGGTATTACAAAGATAGAAGATACAGATTTGATTCAAAGTCTGGTGAATAGAGTGAGGTAA